A single region of the Pseudomonas mandelii genome encodes:
- a CDS encoding DUF4124 domain-containing protein: MRMWLLIACLIALPVTAEVFTYVDAQGNRVYTDQPGSGNAKRVPLATSNRMSANPSGGAPVTAAQKTEDKPLFHYDMLRVLVPEPDATVRSNAGELIVSVTNEPGLQRGHRYRLLLDGQPTAEPGLSPVFALSNIDRGRHNLSVEILDEQGRTVERTANQPFQMLRISLAQKRKVKPCTLTDYGQRPECPLKDKPEEEKNPFLRFF; the protein is encoded by the coding sequence ATGAGGATGTGGCTGCTGATCGCCTGCCTGATCGCGCTGCCGGTCACGGCCGAGGTGTTCACCTACGTCGACGCCCAGGGCAACCGGGTCTACACCGACCAGCCAGGCTCAGGCAACGCCAAGCGTGTGCCGCTGGCGACGAGCAATCGCATGTCTGCCAACCCCAGCGGGGGCGCGCCGGTGACCGCTGCGCAAAAAACCGAAGACAAACCCTTGTTCCACTACGACATGCTCCGCGTGCTGGTCCCGGAACCGGACGCTACGGTCCGTAGCAATGCCGGTGAGCTGATCGTCAGTGTCACCAATGAACCAGGCCTGCAACGAGGGCACCGCTACCGATTGCTGCTCGACGGCCAACCCACCGCCGAGCCGGGCCTCAGTCCGGTGTTTGCCCTGAGCAACATCGACCGCGGCCGCCACAACCTGTCCGTGGAAATCCTCGACGAACAGGGTCGCACCGTCGAACGCACGGCCAATCAACCCTTCCAGATGCTGCGCATCTCCCTCGCACAGAAGCGCAAGGTCAAGCCCTGCACCCTCACCGACTACGGCCAACGGCCGGAATGTCCGCTCAAAGACAAACCCGAAGAAGAAAAAAATCCCTTCCTGCGTTTCTTCTAA
- the glnA gene encoding glutamate--ammonia ligase — protein sequence MSKSVQLIKDHDVKWIDLRFTDTKGTQHHVTMPARDALDEAFFEEGKMFDGSSIAGWKGIEASDMILMPDDSTAVLDPFTEEPTLILVCDVIEPSTMQGYDRDPRAIAKRAEEYLKSTGIGDTVFVGPEPEFFIFDEVKFKSDISGSMFKIYSEQGSWMSDQDVEGGNKGHRPGVKGGYFPVPPFDHDHEIRTSMCNAMEEMGLVIEVHHHEVATAGQNEIGVKFNTLVAKADEVQTLKYCVHNVADAYGRTATFMPKPLYGDNGSGMHVHLSIAKDGKNTFAGEGYAGLSDTALYFIGGIIKHGKALNGFTNPSTNSYKRLVPGFEAPVMLAYSARNRSASIRIPYVSSPRARRIEARFPDPAANPYLGFAALLMAGLDGIQNKIHPGDAADKNLYDLPPEEAKEIPQVCGSLKEALEELDKGRAFLTKGGVFSDDFIDAYIALKSEEEIKVRTFVHPLEYELYYSC from the coding sequence ATGTCGAAGTCGGTTCAACTCATCAAAGATCATGACGTCAAGTGGATTGATCTGCGCTTCACGGACACCAAAGGCACTCAGCACCACGTGACCATGCCGGCTCGCGACGCGCTGGATGAAGCTTTCTTCGAAGAAGGCAAAATGTTCGACGGTTCCTCCATCGCTGGCTGGAAAGGCATCGAAGCCTCCGACATGATCCTGATGCCGGACGACAGCACTGCCGTTCTCGACCCGTTCACCGAAGAGCCGACCCTGATTCTGGTTTGCGACGTGATCGAGCCTTCGACCATGCAAGGCTACGACCGTGACCCACGTGCGATCGCCAAGCGTGCCGAGGAATACCTGAAGTCGACCGGTATCGGCGACACCGTATTCGTAGGTCCAGAGCCAGAATTCTTCATCTTCGACGAAGTGAAGTTCAAGTCCGACATCTCCGGTTCGATGTTCAAGATCTACTCCGAACAAGGTTCGTGGATGTCCGACCAGGACGTGGAAGGCGGCAACAAAGGCCACCGTCCAGGCGTCAAAGGCGGCTACTTCCCGGTTCCGCCGTTCGACCACGACCATGAAATCCGTACCTCCATGTGCAACGCCATGGAAGAGATGGGCCTGGTTATCGAAGTTCACCACCACGAAGTGGCCACTGCCGGCCAGAACGAAATCGGTGTGAAGTTCAACACCCTGGTGGCCAAGGCTGACGAAGTTCAGACCCTGAAGTACTGCGTACACAACGTGGCTGATGCCTACGGCCGCACCGCGACCTTCATGCCTAAGCCGCTGTACGGCGATAACGGTTCGGGTATGCACGTTCACCTGTCCATCGCCAAAGATGGCAAGAACACCTTCGCTGGCGAAGGCTATGCCGGCCTGTCCGACACCGCCCTGTACTTCATCGGCGGCATCATCAAGCACGGTAAGGCCCTGAACGGCTTCACCAACCCGTCGACCAACTCCTACAAGCGTCTGGTCCCAGGTTTCGAAGCGCCGGTAATGCTGGCCTACTCGGCTCGTAACCGTTCCGCTTCGATCCGTATTCCTTACGTGTCCAGCCCTCGCGCTCGCCGTATCGAAGCCCGCTTCCCGGATCCAGCAGCCAACCCGTACCTGGGCTTCGCTGCACTGTTGATGGCTGGCCTGGACGGCATCCAGAACAAGATCCACCCTGGCGACGCAGCTGACAAAAACCTGTACGACCTGCCGCCTGAAGAGGCGAAAGAGATCCCACAAGTTTGCGGCAGCCTGAAAGAAGCCCTGGAAGAGCTGGACAAAGGTCGCGCGTTCCTGACCAAAGGCGGCGTGTTCTCCGATGACTTCATCGACGCTTACATCGCTCTGAAAAGCGAAGAAGAAATCAAGGTCCGCACCTTCGTACACCCACTGGAATATGAGCTGTACTACAGCTGCTGA
- the thiI gene encoding tRNA uracil 4-sulfurtransferase ThiI, producing the protein MKLIVKVFPEITIKSRPVRMRFIRQLAKNIRTVLRDLDPAVVVNGVWDNLELETRVSEPKALKEMTERLSCMPGIAHFLQVDEYPLGDFDDIVAKCKQHFGDALAGKIFSVRCKRAGKHEFSSMDVEKYVGSQLRRQCGAAGISLKEPEIEVRIEIRDKRLFVIHSQHNSIGGYPLGALEQTLVLMSGGFDSTVAAYQIMRRGLMSHFCFFNLGGRAHELGVMEVAHFIWKKYGSSQRVLFVSVPFEEVLGEILGKVDNSHMGVVLKRMMLRAASRIADRLDIEALVTGEAISQVSSQTLPNLSVIDCVTDKLVLRPLIASHKQDIIDLANEIGTADFAKHMPEYCGVISVNPKTHAKRPRVEYEEQQFDMAVLERALENAKLVPIDRVIDELGQDLQIEEVSEALAGQIVIDIRHPDAAEDDPLGLAGIEVQTMPFYALNARFKELDPTRQYLLYCDKGVMSRLHAHHLLSEGHANVRVYRPS; encoded by the coding sequence ATGAAATTAATCGTAAAAGTCTTCCCCGAGATCACCATCAAGAGCCGCCCGGTACGGATGCGTTTCATCCGCCAGTTGGCCAAAAACATCCGTACCGTGCTCCGCGACCTGGACCCGGCTGTGGTGGTGAACGGTGTGTGGGACAATCTCGAGCTGGAAACCCGCGTCAGCGAGCCCAAGGCCCTGAAGGAGATGACCGAGCGCCTGAGCTGCATGCCGGGCATCGCGCATTTCCTGCAAGTCGATGAATACCCGCTGGGCGACTTCGACGACATCGTCGCCAAGTGCAAGCAGCACTTCGGTGATGCGCTGGCCGGGAAGATCTTTTCGGTGCGCTGCAAGCGTGCCGGCAAGCACGAATTCAGTTCGATGGACGTCGAGAAATACGTCGGCAGCCAACTGCGTCGTCAGTGCGGCGCCGCGGGAATCTCGCTGAAAGAGCCGGAAATCGAAGTCCGCATCGAAATTCGCGACAAACGGTTGTTCGTGATCCACAGCCAGCACAACAGCATCGGCGGTTATCCGCTGGGCGCTCTGGAACAGACGCTTGTGTTGATGTCAGGTGGGTTCGATTCCACGGTGGCTGCGTACCAGATCATGCGCCGCGGCCTGATGAGCCATTTCTGCTTCTTTAATCTGGGCGGGCGGGCCCATGAACTGGGCGTCATGGAAGTCGCGCACTTCATCTGGAAGAAGTACGGCAGCTCCCAGCGCGTGTTATTTGTGAGTGTGCCATTCGAGGAAGTACTGGGAGAAATTCTCGGGAAAGTCGATAACAGTCATATGGGTGTAGTTTTGAAGCGTATGATGTTGCGCGCTGCTTCCCGTATTGCCGATCGGCTGGACATCGAAGCGCTGGTTACCGGCGAGGCGATTTCCCAGGTGTCGAGCCAGACACTGCCGAACCTGTCCGTGATCGACTGCGTGACCGACAAGCTGGTCTTGCGTCCGCTGATCGCCAGTCACAAGCAGGACATCATCGACCTGGCCAACGAAATCGGTACTGCCGACTTCGCCAAGCACATGCCGGAATATTGCGGGGTCATCTCGGTGAACCCCAAGACCCACGCCAAGCGTCCGCGCGTGGAGTACGAAGAACAACAGTTCGACATGGCAGTACTTGAGCGTGCGCTCGAGAACGCCAAACTGGTGCCGATCGATCGCGTGATCGACGAATTGGGCCAGGACTTGCAGATCGAAGAAGTCAGCGAAGCGTTGGCTGGTCAGATCGTCATCGACATCCGTCACCCGGATGCCGCTGAAGACGACCCGCTGGGCCTTGCTGGCATTGAGGTACAAACGATGCCGTTTTATGCATTGAACGCTCGTTTCAAGGAACTGGACCCTACTCGCCAGTACCTGCTGTATTGCGACAAAGGCGTGATGAGTCGCCTGCATGCCCACCATTTGCTCAGTGAGGGGCATGCCAATGTGCGCGTTTATCGACCGAGCTAA
- a CDS encoding DUF4124 domain-containing protein: MGRGFLLMWLLIALPAAAQIYKYTDASGNTAYSNQPPDGVKAQPVELPPLNSVAPQAPPAPAAEASNREPPRSAYEVLELTGLPTDEALRANNGTFTVSVLIKPRLQAPHLFRLLLDGQPYGQSSNVPILQLVNIDRGEHSLAVQVIDGEHIIQQSPTQTFTVQRVHKR, translated from the coding sequence ATGGGTCGTGGTTTTCTTCTGATGTGGCTGCTGATCGCCCTGCCTGCCGCAGCGCAGATCTATAAGTACACTGACGCCTCCGGCAACACCGCCTACAGCAATCAGCCACCCGATGGCGTCAAGGCGCAGCCGGTCGAGTTGCCACCGCTCAACAGCGTTGCGCCTCAGGCACCTCCCGCACCCGCTGCCGAAGCCAGCAACCGGGAGCCGCCGCGCAGCGCCTATGAGGTGCTGGAGTTGACCGGTTTGCCCACCGACGAAGCCCTGCGCGCCAACAACGGCACGTTCACAGTCAGCGTCCTGATCAAACCGCGCCTGCAAGCGCCGCATCTGTTCAGGTTGTTGCTTGATGGCCAACCCTATGGACAATCGAGCAACGTGCCGATCCTGCAACTGGTGAATATCGATCGTGGCGAACACAGCCTGGCGGTGCAGGTGATCGATGGCGAGCACATCATCCAGCAAAGCCCGACGCAGACATTTACCGTGCAACGGGTGCACAAGCGATGA
- the glnL gene encoding nitrogen regulation protein NR(II), protein MTISDALHRLLLDNLTTATILLDAELRLEYMNPAAEMLLAISGQRSHGQFISELFTESTEALNSLRQAVEQAHPFTKREAMLTALTGQTLTVDYAVTPILANGATMLLLEVHPRDRLLRITKEEAQLSKQETSKMLVRGLAHEIKNPLGGIRGAAQLLARELPEESLRDYTNVIIEEADRLRNLVDRMLGSNKLPSLAMCNVHEVLERVCHLVEAESQGCITLVRDYDPSIPDVLIDREQMIQAVLNIVRNAMQAISSQNELRLGRISLRTRAMRQFTIGHVRHRLVTKIEIIDNGPGIPADLQETIFFPMVSGRPDGTGLGLAITQNIISQHQGLIECDSHPGHTTFSIFLPLEQGATST, encoded by the coding sequence ATGACCATCAGTGACGCACTCCATCGTCTGCTTCTCGACAATCTGACCACCGCCACCATTCTGCTCGATGCCGAATTGCGCCTCGAGTACATGAACCCGGCGGCGGAGATGCTCCTGGCCATCAGCGGTCAGCGTAGCCATGGGCAGTTCATCAGCGAGTTGTTCACCGAATCCACCGAAGCGCTGAATTCCTTGCGCCAGGCGGTCGAGCAGGCGCACCCGTTTACCAAGCGCGAAGCGATGCTCACCGCCCTCACCGGCCAGACGCTGACCGTCGACTACGCGGTGACACCGATCCTGGCCAACGGCGCCACGATGCTGCTGCTGGAAGTCCACCCCCGTGACCGTTTGTTGCGGATCACCAAGGAAGAGGCGCAACTGTCGAAGCAGGAAACCAGCAAAATGCTGGTGCGCGGCCTCGCTCACGAAATAAAGAACCCGCTGGGCGGGATTCGCGGCGCGGCGCAATTGCTCGCCCGTGAACTGCCGGAGGAAAGCCTGCGCGATTACACCAACGTCATCATTGAAGAAGCCGACCGCCTGCGCAATCTGGTCGATCGCATGCTCGGCTCCAATAAGCTGCCGTCATTGGCCATGTGCAACGTCCACGAAGTTCTGGAACGCGTTTGTCATCTGGTCGAGGCCGAAAGTCAGGGCTGCATCACTTTGGTGCGCGACTACGACCCAAGCATTCCCGACGTCTTGATCGACCGAGAACAAATGATCCAGGCCGTGTTGAACATCGTGCGCAACGCAATGCAGGCCATCAGCAGCCAGAACGAGCTGCGCCTGGGCCGCATCAGCCTGCGCACCCGCGCCATGCGCCAGTTCACCATTGGCCACGTGCGCCATCGCCTGGTGACCAAGATCGAAATCATCGACAACGGTCCCGGCATTCCCGCGGACCTGCAAGAAACCATCTTCTTTCCCATGGTCAGCGGCCGCCCGGACGGTACCGGGCTGGGCCTGGCCATTACCCAGAACATCATCAGCCAGCACCAGGGCCTGATCGAATGTGACAGCCACCCAGGCCACACCACTTTCTCGATCTTTCTGCCCCTGGAACAAGGAGCCACATCGACATGA